A genome region from Clostridium pasteurianum includes the following:
- a CDS encoding FAD-binding protein: MLTNNTKALILAEKIEKEAALSCLQGMYDYGTRPMKVLDMIEEKTNCKIIVGALNNSDTDGMLNILAKTNPAGLAAGLSVLVKAAGAEEALLILRNTDNEAELLAGAKTAGVKLRVEASEIVDVRAHKEHVIFNLETLAGVADKITGISPEIIISVNEDVPKEVKFGTKLADLVDTAKIKSIMINHHFHGLEVLNNNITKEKSYGSGVIHIIYENDCIVEKTKKELEDLRKQSCGKCTFCREGLYQLDVIFDDMTKGRSKKDDIAMVEELTSAMEFSCNCSLGKSSGEPAASAIAKFKSEVEQHTKKRGCPAGQCLAFTNIYVDPAKCKGCGKCLEVCPEDCIEGKKGYISMIDEFDCTKCGKCIDECPNNAIVKVNGKAPKLPTKLTRIKGSRNLVEEETEKKKQHNLKRHRSRLVMPLKKDNNEEHKEISKIKKSKEGTIMKKMETDIIIAAGGPAGLAAAITAGENNLKSILFEKSSATGGAANMGMGPLGIDTKIQKDGFNNISVEEALDMHMKYTHYRVDEDLVQTYFNKSAETIEWLQDMGVEFAGAFRYFKESEATWHIVKPENGVIGPRAASGMVKVMTERAKELGTEVLLGTPVVSLIKEDGKVCGVTAEDSEGNIIEARAKAVIVATGGFGNNKDMIKSEFGLTIGEDYFPFTIPGITGDGLKMMWQAGAMKYGENIEAIYQLPDNLSWFLLDAVLRQPNLLINQLGDRFMNEGDMGNTTFTGNAIAMQPGNYAYCIMDESVLKHYKKNGPDIFDIVHPADAFLAFDEQADKAVEQGYEAYFEAETIEELAKKLNIDAEKLQDTIDEYNEACETGVDTKFHKKQAYLHPITGKGKYLVGKFYLGAYGTIGGVRINKYCEVLDESFNPIEGLYSAGTDANTIYGDSYNFTLPGNSMGFAVNSGRMAGESAADYIKEV; this comes from the coding sequence ATGCTGACTAATAATACTAAGGCACTTATATTGGCAGAAAAAATTGAAAAAGAAGCTGCACTATCATGCTTACAGGGAATGTATGATTATGGCACAAGACCTATGAAAGTTTTGGATATGATAGAGGAAAAAACCAATTGCAAAATTATAGTTGGGGCATTAAATAATTCTGATACAGATGGAATGCTTAATATTTTGGCAAAAACAAATCCAGCTGGACTTGCAGCAGGTCTTTCAGTATTAGTAAAGGCAGCAGGAGCAGAAGAAGCTCTATTGATACTTCGCAATACGGATAATGAAGCCGAATTATTAGCAGGTGCAAAAACAGCAGGAGTAAAACTTAGAGTAGAAGCAAGCGAAATAGTTGATGTAAGAGCACATAAAGAGCATGTTATTTTTAATTTAGAGACTTTAGCAGGAGTTGCGGATAAAATTACAGGAATATCACCAGAAATTATCATATCAGTCAATGAAGATGTACCTAAGGAAGTTAAGTTTGGTACAAAGCTTGCGGATTTGGTAGATACAGCTAAGATTAAATCGATTATGATTAACCATCATTTTCATGGATTAGAAGTATTAAATAATAACATTACAAAGGAGAAATCCTATGGAAGCGGTGTTATTCATATAATTTATGAAAATGACTGCATAGTAGAAAAGACAAAAAAAGAGCTAGAAGATCTTAGAAAGCAGAGCTGCGGGAAATGTACTTTTTGCCGTGAAGGATTATATCAACTTGATGTTATATTTGATGACATGACAAAAGGAAGATCAAAGAAAGATGATATTGCTATGGTAGAAGAGCTAACCAGTGCAATGGAATTTTCATGTAATTGTTCATTAGGAAAAAGTTCAGGAGAACCAGCAGCAAGTGCAATAGCAAAATTTAAATCAGAAGTAGAGCAGCATACTAAGAAGAGAGGCTGTCCTGCTGGTCAATGTTTAGCTTTTACCAATATATATGTAGATCCCGCAAAATGCAAGGGATGTGGAAAATGCCTGGAAGTATGTCCGGAGGATTGTATTGAAGGAAAAAAGGGTTATATTTCAATGATTGATGAATTTGACTGCACTAAATGCGGCAAATGTATAGATGAATGTCCTAATAATGCAATTGTTAAGGTAAATGGAAAAGCTCCTAAACTGCCTACAAAATTAACAAGAATAAAAGGAAGTAGAAATTTAGTAGAAGAGGAAACAGAAAAGAAAAAACAGCACAATTTAAAGAGGCATAGAAGTAGGCTTGTTATGCCTCTTAAAAAAGATAATAATGAAGAACATAAGGAAATATCGAAGATTAAAAAGTCTAAGGAGGGAACTATTATGAAAAAGATGGAAACAGATATTATAATCGCAGCAGGAGGCCCAGCAGGACTTGCAGCAGCTATTACAGCTGGAGAAAACAATTTAAAATCTATTCTTTTTGAAAAATCCAGTGCAACAGGTGGAGCAGCAAACATGGGTATGGGACCACTTGGAATAGATACTAAAATTCAGAAAGATGGCTTTAATAACATCAGTGTAGAAGAAGCTCTTGATATGCATATGAAATATACTCATTATCGTGTAGATGAAGACTTAGTTCAAACATACTTTAATAAGAGTGCAGAGACTATCGAATGGTTACAGGATATGGGAGTAGAATTTGCAGGAGCATTTCGTTATTTTAAAGAATCTGAGGCAACTTGGCATATAGTTAAACCTGAAAATGGAGTTATTGGACCTCGTGCGGCTAGTGGAATGGTAAAAGTTATGACAGAAAGAGCAAAAGAACTTGGAACAGAAGTTTTACTAGGAACACCAGTAGTATCTTTAATAAAAGAAGATGGGAAAGTATGTGGTGTTACAGCAGAGGATAGTGAAGGAAATATCATTGAAGCTAGGGCAAAGGCTGTTATTGTAGCAACTGGAGGCTTTGGAAATAATAAAGACATGATAAAATCTGAATTTGGATTAACAATTGGAGAAGATTACTTCCCATTTACGATTCCTGGAATTACAGGTGATGGCTTAAAAATGATGTGGCAAGCAGGTGCAATGAAATATGGAGAAAATATTGAGGCAATTTATCAGCTTCCTGATAATTTAAGCTGGTTCTTATTAGATGCAGTCTTGCGTCAGCCAAATCTTTTAATCAATCAGCTTGGTGACAGATTTATGAATGAAGGTGACATGGGTAATACTACATTTACAGGGAATGCTATTGCAATGCAGCCGGGAAACTATGCTTATTGTATTATGGATGAAAGTGTTTTAAAACATTATAAAAAGAATGGACCAGATATTTTTGATATTGTTCATCCAGCAGATGCTTTCCTTGCATTTGATGAACAGGCTGATAAGGCAGTGGAGCAGGGTTATGAAGCATATTTCGAAGCAGAAACAATAGAAGAGCTTGCTAAAAAGCTTAATATTGATGCCGAAAAATTACAAGATACTATTGATGAATACAATGAAGCCTGTGAAACGGGAGTAGACACTAAGTTTCATAAAAAACAAGCATATCTTCATCCTATTACTGGAAAAGGGAAGTATTTGGTTGGAAAGTTCTACCTTGGAGCTTATGGAACAATAGGTGGTGTTCGTATCAATAAATACTGTGAAGTTTTAGATGAAAGCTTTAATCCAATTGAAGGACTTTATAGTGCAGGAACTGATGCTAATACTATTTATGGAGACAGCTATAACTTTACTCTTCCTGGTAACAGCATGGGCTTTGCAGTTAATTCTGGGCGTATGGCAGGAGAAAGTGCTGCAGATTATATTAAAGAGGTATAG
- a CDS encoding FAD-dependent oxidoreductase: protein MVSITIDGKKFEVTEGVNVLEAALQNGIYIPHLCHHPDLPELGSCRLCVVEVEGKEGVFTSCTLKAEDGLNICTKSEKINRLRKLAMELLLAAHPEDCSTCPKYGRCEFQTLIQYMEVSAARMRTRVKGFKSNEENPLLIHDMNRCVLCGRCVRACNDLRGAKVLKYNKKDMETYVGTLHDKLLKDSDCRFCGACAEVCPTGTIRDMLNYSPIEKHDTLIPCEATCPVHTNIPRYLRFTKEGKFAEATAVIHERLPFPECLGRVCAHPCEGKCRRGEVNEAVSIRDIKRYAAEHDNNKLWKKNSKHLPSTGKKVCVVGGGPAGLAAAFYLAKQGHEVVLKEAYPKLGGQMQYGIPAYRLPREIVDKEANYVKEVGVKVEVNTRVDEPKGLLKKFDAILMAIGTHKGVRLPMEGNELDGVIVNTEFLRKASMGENTGIGKHVIVLGGGNVAFDCARTAKRLGAEEIHLACLEKREVMLADDEEIKEAGEEGIFVHPGQTFERIVGDDKVTGVAFCNVKNFSFDENRRAIIEKEPDSEHIINADTVIFAVGQRTAISEEAGLKLGRGNSIAVEIGKSAKTSVEGIFACGDAVYGTKTVVGAVAAGRDAASEIDRYLGGDGDISEVLAPKDKKTSNIGRIEKFGYLKRAKEDIVQADERKDNFNNVNKGLCSDDICSEAGRCLQCDLRFDITKHRVWSDYSISNEVEANKNAD from the coding sequence GTGGTTAGCATTACAATAGATGGAAAGAAATTTGAAGTTACCGAAGGTGTAAACGTTTTGGAAGCTGCGCTTCAGAATGGAATTTATATTCCACATTTATGCCATCATCCTGACTTGCCAGAACTTGGTTCATGTCGCTTATGTGTAGTTGAAGTAGAAGGAAAGGAAGGAGTTTTTACATCTTGTACACTTAAAGCAGAGGATGGCTTAAATATCTGTACGAAAAGTGAAAAAATTAATCGGTTAAGAAAGCTTGCAATGGAATTATTACTTGCAGCTCATCCAGAAGATTGTTCAACTTGCCCTAAATATGGAAGATGTGAATTTCAGACATTGATACAGTATATGGAAGTATCTGCAGCAAGAATGAGGACAAGAGTAAAAGGATTTAAAAGTAATGAAGAAAATCCTCTTTTAATTCATGATATGAATCGCTGCGTATTATGTGGAAGATGTGTGCGTGCTTGTAATGATTTGAGAGGAGCAAAAGTTCTTAAGTACAATAAGAAAGATATGGAGACATATGTAGGAACCCTTCATGATAAATTACTAAAGGATTCAGATTGCCGTTTTTGTGGAGCATGTGCAGAGGTCTGTCCAACAGGAACTATTCGTGATATGTTAAATTATTCTCCTATAGAGAAACATGATACTTTAATTCCATGTGAAGCTACCTGTCCGGTACATACGAATATACCTAGATATTTGCGTTTTACAAAGGAAGGTAAATTTGCTGAAGCTACAGCAGTTATACATGAAAGACTTCCTTTCCCAGAATGTTTAGGTCGTGTATGTGCGCATCCATGTGAAGGCAAATGCAGACGAGGCGAGGTCAATGAAGCTGTGTCTATTCGTGATATTAAAAGATATGCTGCAGAACATGACAATAATAAATTATGGAAGAAAAACAGCAAACATCTTCCATCAACAGGAAAAAAAGTTTGTGTAGTTGGAGGTGGTCCAGCTGGACTTGCAGCGGCATTTTATTTGGCTAAGCAGGGACATGAAGTTGTTTTGAAAGAAGCATATCCAAAGCTTGGTGGACAAATGCAGTATGGAATTCCAGCCTATCGTTTGCCTCGTGAAATTGTAGACAAAGAAGCTAATTACGTTAAAGAAGTTGGGGTTAAGGTTGAAGTAAATACTAGAGTAGATGAGCCTAAAGGATTATTAAAGAAATTTGATGCAATACTTATGGCTATAGGAACTCACAAGGGGGTACGTCTTCCTATGGAAGGAAATGAACTTGATGGAGTTATAGTTAATACAGAATTTTTGCGAAAGGCTTCAATGGGTGAAAATACTGGAATTGGAAAACATGTTATTGTTTTAGGCGGAGGAAATGTTGCTTTTGATTGTGCAAGAACTGCTAAGCGTCTTGGGGCAGAGGAAATTCATTTAGCATGTCTAGAGAAGCGTGAAGTAATGCTAGCTGATGATGAGGAAATTAAAGAGGCTGGAGAAGAAGGCATTTTTGTACATCCCGGACAAACTTTTGAGAGAATTGTTGGTGATGATAAAGTTACTGGTGTTGCTTTTTGCAATGTTAAGAACTTTTCTTTTGATGAAAACCGCAGAGCCATCATTGAAAAGGAACCTGATTCAGAACACATTATTAATGCTGATACTGTTATATTTGCAGTTGGGCAGAGAACTGCAATAAGTGAAGAAGCAGGACTAAAGCTTGGACGTGGAAATTCTATTGCAGTTGAAATAGGAAAAAGTGCAAAGACAAGTGTAGAAGGAATTTTTGCCTGCGGAGACGCAGTATATGGAACTAAAACTGTAGTTGGAGCAGTTGCAGCAGGAAGAGATGCAGCCAGTGAAATTGATCGATATCTTGGTGGAGATGGAGATATTTCAGAGGTATTAGCACCTAAAGATAAAAAAACTTCAAACATTGGAAGAATAGAAAAATTTGGCTATCTAAAGCGTGCAAAAGAGGACATTGTACAAGCAGATGAGAGAAAAGATAATTTTAATAATGTAAACAAAGGGCTTTGCAGTGATGATATTTGCAGTGAGGCAGGAAGATGTTTGCAGTGTGACCTTAGATTCGATATTACAAAGCATCGTGTTTGGAGCGATTATTCTATAAGTAATGAAGTGGAGGCGAATAAAAATGCTGACTAA
- a CDS encoding PucR family transcriptional regulator, whose product MDTYDKKLTEIKDTLYNSLLNNDGIKEILKLAHNYLNNSITVCTSSYSVIENYPKNEYMELLDNKNGTLYLPLNNLKTMQEEKLMDRIFQTQNAFFFESKYPNYHMIFCPIHINKSVIGYICVRDTTRNFLDLDLEIVDILSGILSLEMQKCNFYYGTYEAQFEYLLSDLIEKPIDNPEYFRNRFDQLGHPLCSNFWFLIISSTYENALVSSKINYLKSQLQVIFPTYLVAYYNEHLTVLISKNSNKPFSELEEYKLKNFLQFNCFISSLSYCCSNLSDLREYYHQAYKLINASNIKNSSTKDKSIIYYENKVTDSILSYCNDRHFLLAAIHPDILFLIDHDKKFKNELFLTLHTYLEENRNAVRASKALHIHKSTFFYRLNKITELLNLSLDNSERLYNYELSFHIIDYLNMSEIN is encoded by the coding sequence ATGGATACTTATGATAAAAAACTTACTGAAATAAAAGACACTCTTTACAACTCACTTTTAAACAATGATGGCATAAAAGAAATATTAAAATTAGCTCATAATTACTTAAACAATTCTATTACTGTTTGTACTTCTAGTTACTCCGTAATAGAAAACTATCCTAAAAATGAATATATGGAATTGCTGGATAATAAAAATGGAACTCTATATTTACCATTAAATAACCTAAAAACCATGCAGGAAGAAAAACTTATGGACAGAATCTTTCAGACCCAAAATGCATTTTTCTTTGAATCTAAATATCCTAATTACCATATGATTTTTTGTCCCATACACATTAATAAATCAGTAATTGGCTATATTTGTGTGCGTGATACAACTAGAAATTTTTTAGATTTAGATCTTGAAATTGTAGATATTTTATCAGGAATTTTATCTTTAGAAATGCAAAAGTGTAATTTTTATTATGGAACTTATGAGGCTCAATTTGAATACCTTTTAAGTGATTTAATAGAAAAACCAATTGATAATCCTGAATATTTTAGGAATAGATTTGACCAGCTTGGGCATCCTCTTTGTTCTAATTTTTGGTTTCTAATAATTTCAAGTACTTACGAAAATGCACTTGTTTCTTCTAAAATAAACTATTTAAAAAGTCAGCTTCAGGTTATTTTCCCAACATATTTAGTAGCCTATTATAATGAGCATTTAACCGTGCTTATCAGTAAAAATTCAAATAAACCTTTTAGTGAATTAGAAGAATATAAACTTAAAAATTTTCTTCAATTTAACTGCTTCATTAGTTCTTTAAGTTATTGCTGCAGTAATCTTTCAGATCTTCGTGAGTATTATCATCAAGCATATAAATTAATAAATGCTTCAAATATAAAAAACTCATCTACAAAAGATAAGTCAATTATATATTATGAAAATAAAGTAACAGATTCAATACTATCATATTGCAACGATAGACATTTCTTACTTGCTGCAATTCATCCAGATATTCTTTTTCTTATAGATCACGACAAGAAATTCAAAAATGAATTGTTTTTGACTTTACATACATATTTAGAAGAAAACCGCAATGCAGTAAGAGCTTCAAAAGCACTTCACATCCATAAAAGTACATTTTTTTATAGACTAAATAAAATAACTGAATTACTTAATCTATCACTGGATAATTCTGAACGATTGTATAATTATGAACTTTCTTTTCACATTATTGATTACTTAAATATGTCCGAAATAAATTAA
- the trxB gene encoding thioredoxin-disulfide reductase gives MKNEKKLDLAIIGAGSAGLTAGLYAARSKLNTLIFENGLIGGQIRETFSVENFPGFNSISGSDLADRMQEQTIKSGANINEFENIEKVKLSDDEKIIETDSTIYKAKSVIIATGSKSKRLPVPEEEKLHGKCIHYCELCDGAMYEGKDIIVVGGGNSAIDAALFLTKYAKNILVVHHSENLKAQKISQDELFKHKNVDLLLNTEITHVIGDNAITEIIAENKKTGETKSLKADGIFVYVGNKPQTDIFKDSLILSESGYIKTNQKLETNIKGVFAAGDVREKEIRQLTTAVNDGSIAALMAEKYIKQF, from the coding sequence ATGAAAAATGAAAAGAAATTAGATTTAGCCATAATTGGTGCTGGATCTGCCGGTCTTACAGCTGGTTTATATGCAGCACGTTCTAAACTTAATACTTTAATATTTGAAAATGGACTTATAGGAGGACAAATTAGAGAAACCTTTTCCGTTGAAAATTTTCCTGGTTTTAATTCCATTTCAGGTTCAGATCTAGCTGATAGAATGCAAGAGCAAACTATAAAATCAGGTGCAAATATAAATGAATTTGAAAATATAGAAAAAGTTAAACTATCTGATGATGAAAAAATAATAGAAACAGACAGTACAATATACAAAGCTAAATCTGTAATTATTGCAACTGGTTCCAAAAGTAAGAGGCTTCCAGTCCCAGAAGAGGAAAAGCTTCATGGTAAATGCATACATTATTGCGAATTATGCGATGGTGCAATGTATGAAGGAAAAGACATAATAGTTGTTGGTGGAGGAAATTCTGCTATAGATGCAGCACTATTCTTAACAAAATATGCAAAAAACATACTAGTTGTTCATCATTCAGAAAACCTAAAAGCACAAAAAATTAGTCAAGATGAATTATTTAAGCATAAAAATGTAGACTTATTATTAAATACTGAAATAACTCATGTAATCGGTGATAATGCAATTACAGAAATTATAGCCGAAAACAAGAAAACTGGTGAGACTAAATCTTTAAAAGCTGATGGTATTTTTGTATACGTAGGCAACAAGCCTCAAACAGATATTTTTAAAGATAGTTTAATTTTATCAGAATCTGGTTATATTAAAACAAACCAAAAGCTTGAAACTAACATTAAAGGTGTTTTTGCTGCTGGAGATGTTAGAGAAAAAGAAATAAGACAGCTTACTACTGCTGTTAATGATGGTTCTATTGCTGCATTAATGGCTGAAAAATATATAAAACAATTTTAA
- a CDS encoding glutaredoxin domain-containing protein, translating into MVKVYSTPTCPWCVKAKSYLKSQNIEFEDLNVQEDLKAREEMLNLSKQSGVPVINVDGNIVVGFDKPAIDNLLLNK; encoded by the coding sequence ATGGTAAAAGTATATTCTACACCAACTTGTCCTTGGTGCGTAAAAGCAAAATCATACTTAAAATCACAAAATATAGAATTTGAGGATTTAAATGTTCAAGAAGATTTAAAAGCAAGAGAAGAAATGCTTAATTTGTCTAAACAATCAGGTGTTCCCGTTATAAATGTTGATGGAAATATAGTTGTTGGTTTTGACAAACCTGCTATAGACAATTTATTATTAAACAAATAA
- the rd gene encoding rubredoxin, producing MKKYVCVVCGYIYDPAEGDPDNGVQPGTSFENIPDDWTCPLCGVGKDQFEEAQE from the coding sequence ATGAAAAAATACGTATGCGTAGTATGTGGATACATTTATGATCCAGCTGAAGGTGACCCGGATAACGGTGTACAGCCTGGAACATCTTTTGAAAATATACCTGATGATTGGACTTGTCCACTCTGTGGTGTTGGCAAAGACCAATTCGAAGAGGCTCAGGAGTAA
- a CDS encoding ATP-dependent DNA helicase produces the protein MKPYSILNNLVFLNIIAANESKLITVDAVKIKDRVVTKFNKVLELSKVKEELKNFAEGLSFVCYNSKDELNIEGEFLDLLELVAILFPELKEFNLQYLKNKFVPEDEYISVSEEMIEVLNYVISRFYYENGYAIPINLLELENWNWYKYISSVNMDDVKCFANNKPVVLENKKREPYPVFALKDYEKLFENEAIWKRGGRSYTLRPQQRDAAKVIREGLEKGKITIMEAPTGLGKSMAYLLPSIIYTYLKQEKVILSTNTKGLQGQLVDKDIPNILEALDLKRDVNYTLIKGKGNYLCFDRFEDIEYPDDMKTLLGYVYLKRLLTEKQIGDIEEISDDIKEKFNLNKLLEQCFCDSELCDVDSCKYKERCYYALKVEALKEAQLVVVNHSLLLKWPYQNIAPLQNIVVDEAHNLTKEAYDTFESNLISYEFEKFLDDIYNSRGKSGYLYYLSKRTKKENLPLSQIESDIENCKNQIIRIKAVFESYVSTSGISREYNIKERFNKLNPKIAGIMEQLDYLKEDIASLNIDLEKAITALKNISTLEKDKRLKILTEKIENMNDYLRLLEEVHTQREEDYCFYFEVDRNFKWWKISSIPLDVSGAFYEKVLKGVKSCLFLSATLSTNKGYNNLRNTLGINIASSENKEIVEVPPIKPIFKYKEKSAIYAVQGMDPNDVDAFSEEMEDFILELLNNVEGNIIILFTSIKRLKLFKEKAAEKLKALGISIVESKKDIEKLKSREERYILLGSKGFFEGIDIPGDTMATVVLDKLPNINGKEPFYKSLIDRSIEKGKNYWNAYAAVNFPIVSIDLKQIYGRIIRTEYDYGALFIMSKFDSNNSTVRKLEKQLYGVPIIRKNRFQIFKDLNYRRIRWRQINLYKIMKEVKVSLNKSILEKRPKDIEKFINEFMALEYGKRRLKYDVSIELKGKLEIYICGKKVNLGISRKNIEEYFGDIYYKN, from the coding sequence ATGAAGCCATATAGTATATTAAACAATCTAGTATTTTTAAATATAATAGCAGCAAATGAGAGCAAGCTTATAACGGTTGATGCTGTTAAGATAAAGGATAGAGTGGTTACTAAATTTAATAAAGTTTTAGAACTTAGTAAAGTTAAAGAAGAACTTAAAAATTTCGCTGAAGGTCTTTCTTTTGTTTGTTATAATTCAAAAGACGAGCTTAATATTGAAGGTGAATTTTTAGATTTATTAGAGCTTGTAGCAATACTTTTTCCGGAACTTAAAGAGTTTAACCTTCAGTATTTAAAGAATAAATTTGTCCCAGAAGATGAATATATTAGTGTTTCAGAAGAAATGATAGAAGTACTTAATTATGTTATAAGCCGCTTTTATTATGAAAATGGTTATGCTATTCCTATAAATTTATTAGAACTAGAAAATTGGAACTGGTATAAGTATATTTCCAGCGTGAATATGGATGATGTGAAGTGTTTTGCTAATAACAAACCTGTTGTGTTAGAAAATAAGAAAAGAGAGCCGTATCCAGTTTTTGCGCTTAAGGATTACGAAAAGCTTTTTGAAAATGAAGCTATATGGAAACGTGGGGGAAGAAGCTATACTTTAAGACCACAACAGAGAGATGCAGCTAAGGTCATAAGAGAAGGATTAGAAAAAGGAAAAATAACAATAATGGAAGCACCAACGGGTCTTGGAAAAAGTATGGCGTATTTGCTTCCTTCTATTATTTATACATATCTTAAACAAGAAAAAGTGATTTTATCTACAAATACTAAGGGATTACAAGGTCAACTTGTAGATAAAGATATACCCAATATTTTAGAAGCACTGGATTTAAAAAGGGATGTTAACTATACCTTGATAAAAGGAAAGGGCAATTATCTATGTTTTGATAGGTTTGAGGATATAGAATATCCAGATGATATGAAAACTCTCCTTGGTTATGTGTACTTAAAAAGGTTATTAACGGAAAAGCAAATTGGGGACATTGAAGAAATAAGTGATGATATAAAAGAAAAATTTAATTTAAATAAGTTACTAGAACAGTGCTTTTGTGATTCGGAGCTTTGTGATGTGGATAGCTGCAAATATAAAGAAAGATGCTATTATGCCTTAAAGGTTGAGGCGTTAAAAGAAGCTCAGCTAGTTGTAGTAAATCATTCACTTTTATTAAAGTGGCCTTATCAAAATATTGCGCCACTTCAAAATATTGTGGTGGATGAAGCACATAATTTAACTAAAGAAGCTTATGATACTTTTGAAAGCAATTTGATTTCTTATGAGTTTGAGAAATTTTTAGATGATATATATAATAGCAGAGGAAAAAGTGGATATTTATATTATTTATCAAAGAGAACTAAAAAGGAAAACTTGCCTTTAAGCCAAATAGAGAGTGATATAGAAAACTGTAAAAATCAAATTATAAGAATTAAAGCTGTTTTTGAAAGTTATGTATCTACCAGTGGAATAAGCAGGGAGTACAATATTAAAGAGCGTTTTAATAAGCTTAATCCCAAGATAGCGGGAATAATGGAGCAGTTAGATTATCTTAAAGAGGATATAGCAAGTTTAAATATAGATTTAGAAAAAGCAATTACCGCTTTAAAAAATATATCTACTTTAGAAAAGGATAAGAGACTTAAAATACTCACAGAAAAGATAGAAAACATGAATGATTACCTTAGGCTTTTAGAGGAAGTACATACTCAAAGGGAAGAGGATTATTGCTTTTATTTTGAAGTGGATAGAAATTTTAAGTGGTGGAAAATATCAAGCATACCTTTAGATGTGTCTGGTGCTTTTTATGAAAAGGTTCTAAAGGGAGTTAAAAGCTGCTTGTTTTTATCAGCTACTTTAAGTACGAATAAGGGATACAATAATTTGAGAAACACTTTGGGAATTAACATTGCCAGCTCGGAAAACAAGGAAATAGTAGAAGTGCCACCTATAAAGCCAATTTTTAAATATAAAGAGAAAAGTGCAATTTATGCAGTGCAAGGAATGGATCCAAATGATGTAGATGCTTTTTCAGAGGAAATGGAAGATTTTATTTTAGAACTTTTAAATAATGTAGAGGGAAATATCATTATACTTTTTACAAGCATAAAAAGGCTTAAACTATTTAAAGAAAAGGCGGCGGAAAAGCTTAAGGCTCTGGGAATTAGCATTGTTGAAAGCAAAAAAGATATAGAAAAATTGAAATCTAGAGAAGAAAGATATATTTTACTAGGCTCAAAGGGATTTTTTGAAGGCATAGATATACCAGGTGATACTATGGCAACTGTGGTTTTAGATAAACTTCCGAATATAAATGGCAAGGAACCCTTTTATAAATCATTAATAGATAGAAGTATTGAAAAAGGTAAAAACTATTGGAATGCTTATGCAGCAGTGAATTTCCCAATAGTATCTATAGATTTAAAGCAGATTTATGGCAGAATTATAAGAACGGAATATGATTATGGAGCTTTATTTATTATGAGCAAATTTGATAGTAACAATTCCACCGTAAGAAAGCTTGAAAAACAGCTTTATGGGGTGCCTATTATAAGAAAAAATAGGTTCCAGATTTTTAAGGACTTGAATTACAGGCGAATAAGGTGGAGACAAATAAACCTATATAAGATAATGAAAGAGGTTAAGGTTTCTTTAAATAAATCTATTTTAGAAAAAAGGCCTAAGGATATAGAGAAATTTATAAATGAATTTATGGCTTTAGAATATGGCAAAAGGCGTTTAAAATATGATGTAAGTATTGAGCTAAAGGGAAAGCTAGAAATTTATATTTGTGGAAAAAAAGTAAACTTAGGCATAAGTAGAAAAAATATAGAAGAGTACTTTGGGGATATTTATTATAAGAATTAA